The Microbacterium sulfonylureivorans region GCCTCGGCATCGTCGCGCGCGACGGCGACGAGCGCGGAGAAGATCACGACGAAGCCGCCCGCGTGGCCGATCGCCCCGATCGCGAGCCAGACCCACAGCAGCTCCGGGGCGAGCAGCAGGCCGCTCGTCACGATCAGCCACGACGCGCAGATCACGAGCGGCGGCACGATCCGCGGCGTGAAGCGCAGCAGTACCGGCACCAGGAACGCGCCGAAGATCCCGACGCCCTGATAGACCGACGCCATCGCTCCCGCGGCCGACGGCCCGAGACCGAGTTCGTCGGCCGCGAAGGTGGGCAGCCACGTCGACAGCGCGTAGTAGATGAGGCACTGCAGCCCGAACGCGGCGAGAAGCAGCCACGCCACCGGCCGCCGCAGCAGCGACCCGCGTCCTCGCGACACGACGGGGAGCGGCCCCGTCAGCGCCGCAGGGTCGACCGGGTCGGCAGCGCGAGGCGAGGCCCCGACCGGCGCGGCTCCCGAGAACCGATCGCCGAGCTCGTTCCCCGCGCGGCGGGTCCGGCCGAGATGCACGCCCCACAGCACGATGCCCGCCACCGTGATCAGCGACCAGGTGAGGAGCGCCGCCGGCCACCCGATCCACAGGGCGAGCGGCGCCGTGAGCAGCGAGGTGATGAGCGATCCCGCGTTGAGCATCGCCGCGTACGCAGCCGTGACGAGAGCGACCCTGTCGGGGGTGACGTCGCGACGGATGATGACGGGGATCACCACGTTGCCGATGGTGATGGATGCCCCGATCACGACCATTCCCGCGAGCATCCATCCGAATCCGGGCAGGGCGCGCACGAACGTTCCCACCAGCACGCCGCTCAGCGAGAGCAGCAGCGCGAACTCGGCGCCCGCGCGCCGGATGACGAGGGCGGCGACGGGTGTCAGGAGCGCGAACATCAGGACGGGCGCCGTGGTGAGCAGCCCTGCCGCGGCAGCCCCGATGCCGAGGTCGTCCTCGATCTCGCTGAGCACCGGGGTCGGGGCGACGATCGGACCCCGCAGGCTCAGGGCCGCGACCATCACGCCGGCGATGACCAGCCACGGGATTCCCCGCCTCGCGTGAGAGGCGAGATCGGGGGTCACTCGTCGAGTCTAGGCCGGGGTGGGAAGACCGAGCCCGGCCGTGATGACGCCCCGGGCCCACGCGTAGTGGCCGCCGCCGCACTCCCACGCGAACTCGCCCAGGGGCGAACCCTGCGTCCACGCGTACGCGTCTGGAGCCGCCAGCTCGGCGTCCGTGTGCAGCGCCACCATCGCCTGGAGCGACTCGTGCGATGCACGGAGGAGCGCGAGGAGCTCGGGAAGGCTGGTGTCCTGCCACTGCTGACGGAGCTCCTCGTTCAGCGAGTCGAGCTCGCGCCACGTGTAGCCCTCTGCCGGGATCGCCGGAGCGCCGCCGACCTCGCCGTCCGCGTACCACTTCTCGAGCAGGATGTGCCAGGCGTGCAGATGGGCGATGACGTCTCGCAGGTTGCGATCTCGTGCGTCTCCGGCGAAGGGCTCGTCGAGGCGTTCGGCGGGCAGCCCGTCGATCATCGCCAGCAGCTGTTCGAACTCGGCGTCGTTGCGTGCGATCAGCTCGGAATGCGTGTAGTCCACGACGCCACCGTAGCCCTCGTGCGCGCCGAGGTCATCGGGGTCGTCCGGTCCACTCCCGCAGCCGATCGAGGGGCCAGGTGGTGACGATCCGCTCCGGCGGCACGCCCGCGCGCTCCGCACGCTCGGCGCCGTGGTCGATGAGCGACAGCTGACCCGGGGCGTGCGCATCGGAGTCGATCGAGAACAGGCACCCGATGTCCAGTGCGAGGGCGAGAAGGTCGTCGGGAGGATCCTGCCGCTCGGGACGCGAGTTGATCTCGACGGCCACGCCGTGCGCTGCGCACGCCTCGAAGACGGCCTTCGCGTCGAACGTCGACTGCGGCCTCGTGCCGCGCGAACCCTCGACGAGTCTTCCGGTCACATGGCCGATGACGTCGACGTGCGGGTTCGAGGCCGCCACGACGAGCCGCCGGGTCATCGGACCGCGCTCCATCCGCAGCTTCGAGTGGGCCGAGGCGACGACGATGTCGAGCGCATCGAGCAGCTCGGGCTCCTGGTCGAGCGCGCCGGCGTCGAGGATGTCGACCTCGATTCCCGACAACAGCGTGAAGCCCTGGCCGCTCATCCCCGCGACGACCGCGAGCTGCTCGCGCAGTCGTTCGGGAGACAGGCCGTTCGCCACGCGCAGCCGCGGGGAGTGGTCGGTGAGGGCGAGGTACTCGTGGCCGAGGGCGCGCGCCGCGTCGACCATGAGGTCGATCGACGTCAGGCCGTCCGACCAGTCGCTGTGCGAGTGGAGGTCTCCGCGCAGCATGCCCCGCAGCTGCGACGCGACCTGGACGCCGGCTCGCTCACGAAGGTCGGCGAGATAGCCGGGCACGCCGCCGTCCAGCGCCTCCTGGATCACCGCGAAGGTCGAGTCGCCGATCCCCTTCCGGCGACGGAGGGATGCGGCATCCCGCAGCTGGTCATCGGTCAAGCCCTCGATGGAGTCCGCGGCGGCCCGGAACGCCTTGGACTTGTAGTGCGACGAGCGCTCGCGCTCGAGGAGGGTCGCGATCTCGGTGAGGGCGTCGTGGGGGTTCATCGCCGGCCCGCGCGCGGGCGCGGAGTCATTCGGCCGCCAGCGCCGTTCGCTTCACGACCACGGGCACGCTCGCAAGGCGATGGATCGCCCAGCCGAACAGGATCGCGAGGACGCCCATGCCCGCGGCGAAGAGCGCCACGCCGTAGGCGACCACCGAGGTGAACAGCGACGCCCGCAGGAACGACGCCTGCATGACCGTGGCACGCACCGGGTCGTCCTGGTCGAGCTCGGCGTAGGTCTTGCCGCCGGATGCCTCGAGCGCATGGTGGTTGATGATGTCGGCCTGCACGTACGCCGTCACGGGACCGGTGACCTGCTGCCCCTGGAACGCGGCCGCATCGTCGGGGATCGTGATGTTCTCGGCCGTCAGCTGCGACGTCACGCCGATCCACGCGACGATGCCGACGACGATCAGCAGGACGCCGCCGATGATGCCGAGGACTCCCACCGCCTTGACCAGTCCGACCTTCTTGACGGGCGGCTCGACGGCGTCGGCGGTGGTGGTGGGCAGATCCTCGCTCATGGCATCCTCCGTGGGTCAGGTCGTCCTAGGCACACGGTAGCGGCGCGGTCGACGTCGGCGGAAGACCACGCGCCGTGGAAGACGCGGCGGTCAGGCGCCCAGCTCGCGCGTGATCTCGACCCATCGGTCCAGGGTGTTCGCCGCGGCTCCGCTGTCGATGGCCGCCGACGCCTCGTCCCTCGCCTCAGCGAGGCGCTCGAGGATCGGCCGCTGCACCTGTGTCGCGTCCTGGAACAGGCGGTACGCCACGATGCCCGCCGCCGCGTTGAGCAGGACGATGTCGCGGACGGCGCCCTCCTCGCCGCCGAGCACGCGTCGCACCACGGCTGCGTTGTGCGCCGGATCGCCGCCGAGCAGGTCGTCGATGTCGGCCAGCGGGATGCCGAGATCACGCGGGTCGAGGTCGTGCTCGTGGATGTCTCCGCGGCTGACCTCCCACACCCGGCTGTGCCCGGTGGTCGTGAGCTCGTCGAGACCGTCGTCGCCGCGGAAGACGAGCGCGGTCGCGCCGCGGGTGCGGAAGACGCCCGTGATCAGCGGCACGCGGTCGAGCTGGGCGACGCCGACCGCGTTCGCCTCGGCGCGCGCCGGGTTGCAGAGCGGGCCGAGGAAGTTGAAGACCGTCGGCACGCCGAGCTCGCTGCGGGTCGGGCCGGCGTGCTTGAAGCCGGGGTGGAACGCCGCGGCCCAGGCGAACGTGATGCCCGCCCGCGGCAGCGCCGCGGCGACCGCCTCGGGCGGCAGCGACAGGTCGACGCCGAGCGCGCCGAGCACGTCGGACGAGCCCGACGAAGAGCTCGCGGCGCGGTTGCCGTGCTTGACGACGGGCACGCCGGATGCCGCGGCCACGAGCGCGGCCATCGTCGACACGTTCACGGTGCCGAAGCGGTCTCCGCCGGTCCCCACGATGTCGAGGACGGCGGGGTCCACCGGGAGCGGCACAGCCGCCTCGAGGATCGCATCGCGGAAGCCGACGATCTCGTCGACCGTCTCGCCCTTCGCCCTGAGCGCGACGAGGAATCCGCCGAGCTGGGATGGCGTCGCAGCGCCCGACATGATCTGCCGCATCGCCCACGTCGACTCCGAGACGCTGAGATCGCGCCGCTCGAGAAGGGTCGTGAGGATGCCCGGCCAGGTGTACAGCTCCGCCATAACGATGAGCCTAGCCGGGGCGCATGGATCGGAACCGTTTCGTGACACGGCATCCCGCTGCACCCGGTTCTGCGTCTTCACCTCGGGTTCACGGCAGACTCGCGGCGGATCCTTAGGCTGTCCTAAGTCCCCGTCGAGCCAAATGCATGCCTCCCGATGCGAATATCGGGCCGCAGGATCGGCCATAATGGGGAGCGTGACGACCTCCTCAGCGACCTACGCCCAGGCCATGCGGTCCGTCAAGCGGCCCGACCCGGTCGCCGTCGGAACCATCGTGTGGCTCGGCAGCGAGGTGATGTTCTTCGCCGGCCTGTTCGCGATCTACTTCACCCTTCGCAGCACCTCCCCCGACCTGTGGGCGGAGGAGACCCAGCTCCTCAACATCCCGTACGCGACCGTGAACACGATCATCCTCGTGCTCTCGTCGGTCACGTGCCAGATGGGCGTCTTCGCCGCGGAGCGCTTCCAGCCCTATTCGACGCGCAAGCGCGGATGGCTCGGCTGGGGCATGGTCGAGTGGTTCTGGCTGACCTTCGCGCTCGGCGCGATCTTCGTGTCCGGCCAGGTCTGGGAGTACGCGCAGCTCGTCGCCGAGGGGATGCCGATCAGTGCGAACTCGTACGCCTCGGCCTTCTACCTGACGACCGGCTTCCACGCCCTCCACGTCACCGGCGGCCTGATCGCGTTCCTCCTCGTGATCGGCCGCGCATACGCCGTCAAGAACTTCGGGCGCAAGGAGATGACGTCCTCGATCGTCGTGTCGTACTACTGGCACTTCGTCGACGTCGTCTGGATCGCCCTGTTCCTCGTCATCTACTTCCTGAAATAAGAGCGGAGCTGATCCCCGACATGGCACGAGAGACCCCGCGCCGCTCGAAAGGCCGCCGCAGCCCCTGGGCTGCCGCCGCACTCATCGGCATCGGCCTTCTGATCACCGGCGGCGTGTACGCCGGTGCGTCGGCGGCCGTCGCAGCCACCACCGCCGAGACCACCGTCGCCACGGCGTCGACGGTCGAAGACGGCAAGAAGCTGTTCCAGGCCAACTGCGCGACCTGCCACGGACTCGACGTCCAGGGCACCGCCGACGGCCCTTCGCTCTACGGAGTCGGCGAGCTCGCCGTGCACTTCCAGATGAGCACGGGCCGCATGCCGCTCCAGATGCAGGGCCCGCAGGCGCCGCAGAAGCCGGCGCAGTTCACCGACGAGCAGATCGCCGCGGTGGGCGCCTACATCCAGAGCATCGCCCCCGGCCCGACCTACCCCGACGACGAGACGCTCGACGGCGAAGGCAACGCGGCAGAGGGCGGCGAGCTGTTCCGCATCAACTGCGCGATGTGCCACAACGTGGCCGGCGCCGGCGGCGCGCTGACCGAGGGCAAGTACGCCCCGGCGCTCTACAACACGACTCCGCTCAACATGTACGCGGCCATGGTCACGGGCCCGCAGAACATGCCGGTCTTCAACGACATGACGCTGACGACCGAGGAGAAGCGCGACATCATCTCCTACCTGCTCTGGCTGCAGGACAGCCAGTCGCCCGGCGGATTCACGCTCGGATCGCTCGGCCCCGTCTCCGAGGGCCTCTTCATCTGGATCTTCGGCATCGGATCTCTGATCGCCCTCACCGTGTGGATCACGGCGAAATCCAACTGAACCTACTGACACGCAAGAACTGACGAGGAGCAGCATGGCACACGAGGACGACCCGCTCGAGCACGAGAGGGCTTCCTGGAAGCCCTCCCCCGGGCTCGCCGTCGCGGTCACCGACCCGGTGCGCAACCCGGAGCTCCCTCCGCATCGCCCGCGGATGACCGACAAGGACCCGGTGGCCATGAAGGCCGCCGTCCGCACGGTGTACACGCTCTTCTACCTGTCGATCGCCGGCAGCATCTGGGCGATCGCCGCCTACATGCTCTTCCCGATCGAGAGCGGCCGGATGGTCGACATCCGCAACAACAACCTGTTCATCGGCCTCGGCATCGCTCTCGCGCTGTTCGCCATCGGCATCGCCGCGATCCACTGGTCGAAGGCGATCATGTCCGACCACGAGTACACGGAGCCGCGCCACGCGACCCGTGGGCGCGACTCGACGCGTGAAGCAGCGATCGAGGCGTTCGCCGTGGCGAACGAGGAGTCGGGCTTCGGTCGTCGCGTGATGATCCGCAACTCGATGATCGCCGCGCTGGTCGCGTCGGTCGCCCCCGGCATCGTCCTCTTCCGCGGGCTCGCGCCGCAGGACTCGCCCGAGCACCCCAACGGGGGCAATCCCGTGTACCTCCTCAGCCACACCATGTGGAAGGAGGGGACGCGCCTCGCGCACGACCCCAGCGGCGAGCCGATCCGCGCCGCGGACGTCACGCTCGGCTCCGCCGTGCATGTCATCCCCGAAGACCTCGCCGCGATCTCGCACAGCGACGGCTATCTCGAGGAGAAGGCCAAGGCGATCGTGCTCCTCATGCGCCTGCTCCCCGAGCAGATCACCGAAGCGCCCGAGAAGGCCGACTGGTCGTACGACGGCATCGTCGCCTACTCCAAGGTCTGCACGCACGTCGGCTGCCCGGTCGCCCTCTACGAGCAGCAGACCCACCACCTGCTGTGCCCCTGCCACCAGTCGCAGTTCGATGTCACCGACGCCGCGAAGGTGATCTTCGGCCCGGCGGCCCGCCCGCTGCCGCAGCTTCCGATCACCGTCGACGATGAGGGCTACCTCGTCGCGCGCAGCGACTTCACCGAACCCGTCGGCCCGAGCTTCTGGGAGCGTCATTGAGTACCGCAACCGCCACCGAGAACCTCGTCGAGGCTCCCCCGGCCGCGACGCCGCCGCGTGACAAGCCGCTCGGTGGCCGCTTCGTCGGCGCCGCGTCGAACTACATCGACGAGCGCACCAGCCTGTCGGGCTTCGTCAAGGAGCTCGGCCGCAAGATCTTCCCCGACCACTGGTCGTTCATGCTCGGCGAGATCGCGCTGTGGAGCTTCGTCGTCGTGCTGCTCACCGGCACGTTCCTGACGTTCTTCTTCCAGGCCTCGATGGTCGAGACCCACTACACCGGCGCCTACCTGCCGATGCGCGGCATCGAGATGTCGGCGGCCATGGCCTCGACGCTCGAGATCTCGTTCGACCTGCGCGGCGGGCTCCTCGTCCGCCAGATGCACCACTGGGCCGCGCTCGTGTTCGTCGCCGGCATCGGCGTCCACATGCTCCGCGTGTTCTTCACCGGCGCCTTCCGCAAGCCGCGCGAGCTCAACTGGGTGATCGGCTTCATCCTGTTCATCCTCGCGATGGGTGAGGGCTTCACCGGGTACTCGCTTCCCGACGACGTGCTCTCGGGCAACGGCCTGCGCATCATCGACGGCATGGTCAAGGGCATTCCGCTCATCGGCACGTGGACCTCGTTCCTGCTGTTCGGCGGCGAGTTCCCCGGCACCGCGATCGTCGGACGCCTCTACTCGCTGCACATCCTGCTGCTCCCCGCGATCCTCGTCGGGCTGCTCGTGCTCCACCTCATGCTGATGGTGATCAACAAGCACACGCAGTTCGCCGCTCCCGGCCGCTCGAACAGCAATGTGGTCGGCTACCCGATGATGCCGGTCTACATGTCGAAGATGGGCGGCTTCCTGTTCATCACGTTCGGCGTGATCGCACTCATCGCGGCGCTGTTCACGATCAACCCGATCTGGAACTACGGCCCGTACGACCCGTCGCCGGTCTCGGCGGGTACGCAGCCCGACTGGTACATCGGCTTCGCCGACGGCGCCCTGCGCCTGGTCCCCCCGGGCTGGGAGTTCGTGTTCCTCGGCCACACCTGGTCGTTCAACATCCTCGTACCGCTCGCCGTCATCGGTGTCTTCATCGTCCTCGTGCTGATCTACCCCTTCATCGAGGCGTGGGTCACCGGAGACAAGCGCGAGCACCACATCGCCCAGCGTCCCCGCAACGCCCCGACCCGCACCGCCATCGGCGCTGCCGGCGTGACGTTCTACGCGGTGCTGTGGGCGGCGGCCGCGTCGGACATCATCGCGACGCACTTCTGGCTCACGATGGAGGGCGTCATCCACACCCTTCAGGCACTTCTCATCCTCGGCCCGATCCTCGCGTACTTCGTCGCGAAGCGGATCGCGATCGCGCTGCAGAAGAAGGACCGCGAGATCGCACTGCACGGCTACGAGTCGGGCCGCATCGTGCGCCTCCCCGGTGGCGAGTACATCGAGGTCCACCAGCCGGTCGACGAGTACGAGCGGTACAAGCTGGTCGACTTCGAGACGTACGAGCCGCTCGTGGTGCGTCCCAACGCAAAGGGCCGTATCCCGTGGCACGAGAATGTCCGCGCGGCGTTCTCCCGCTGGTTCTTCGAGGACCGTCTCTCCCCCGTCACCCAGACGGAGCTCGACGAGGCGCTGTCTCACCAGCACCACGCACTGGACCACATCGCCGAGGAAGAGGATGCCGAGATCCAGGGTGCGCACGAGCGCGCCGGGGTGCCGGACGCTCCTCACGTCCCGATCGACGACGGTCACAACACCGAGTCCGCGGTGCGTCCTTCGAACGTGATCGTCCCCGAAGACGGCGAGAAGAAGCCCCGCAACCGCGAGAAGGAGTCCGGCCAGTAGAACTGGTCTCGATTCGCCCGGATGCCCCGGCCCGACACCCCTCGAGGGTTTCGGGCCGGGGCATCCTGCTTCCGCGGCTGGTTCCCGTATGACGTCAAGCCGTCGTTCGACGACCGACGATCGACGGTCGGCAGAATATCGCCCACGCCTGTCAGCCGCCGCGGGAGCAGTCTCCGCCTCCCGGGCCTAGCGTGGACGGCATGACGTCAGCACTCGACTACTTCGCCGCCAAGCTCGCCCTCGAGACGGATGCCTCCGATGTGTACGCCGCTCAGAAGGCCGGAGAGGACTTCGTTCTGATCGACGTGCGCGGCGATGAGGCGTGGGCGCAGGGGCGCATCTCCGGCGCCCGCCACCTCCCCCACCAGCAGATCGCCGAGCGCGCCGCGAGCGAGCTCGACCCCTCGGTGCCCGTCGTCGTCTACTGCTGGAGTCCGGGCTGCAACGGCGGCGCGAAAGGCGCGCTCGCGTTCGCGAAGCTCGGCTTCACCGTCCGCGAGATGATCGGCGGCTACGAGTACTGGATCCGCGAAGGGCAGCCCATCGAGAACGACGAGGGCGCGCTTCCCCGCGTGTTCGACGCGCAGGTGATGGTGGTCCGCCAGCCTGTCGCAGGCTGAGCGGCCGCTGGAGCCGCCGTCAGGCGGATTCGAGGCCCTCGGTGAATCGAGCGGCCGCTGCGCCGTAGAACGAGGCCTGAGCGCGTGCAGGGAACCGTTCGGGCGCACCGACCTCGACGTCGCAGATCACCACCGTGACGTTGTCTCGGGTTCCGGCAGCGAGTCCGAGGGCGACGGCCGCGCCGGCCGCCTCGGTGACACCGCCATGACGTGAGATGACCGCGGCGATGTCGTCGTGCGGCACGTAGTCCGTGAGGCCGTCGCTGCACAGCAGCCACCGGTCGCCGGGACGCGCTTCGTGTTCGACGACGACGACACGGTCACGCTCGCCTCCGCTCAAAGAGGCCGTGATGAGGTTGCGTCGCGGGTGGGTGGCGGCATCCTCCTCGGCCACGAGCCCTCTGTCGACGAGGACCTGCACGTACGAGTCGTCACGGGTCTGCTGGGTCAGGACGCCGTCCCGCAGCCGGTAGGCGCGCGAGTCGCCGGTGTGGGCGAGCAGCAGCGTGTCGTTCTCGGAGACGAAGACTCCCGTGAACGTCGTCGCCATGCCGTTCAGCGCGGGATCGCGCTCCACGTGCGCGCGCAGGTCCCAGTTCGCCAGCCGCACGCTCACCGCGAGCGACTCGGCATCGATGGAGTCCACGCGGCCGGCGGCGAGCCGGTGCACGAATGCGGCGGAGGCGAGGTCTCCGGCGGGGCCGCCACCGACGCCGTCGGCCACCGCTCCGCCCCAGGGCGCAGTGAACGCAGCATCCTGGTTCACAGAACGATGCGCTCCCGTGTCGGAGACAGCGGCGGCACGCAGCCGCACGCGAGAAGGCCGCAGCGGCACGATCAGCGCGCGAAGTACCCGCGGTAGTACTCGTACACCCAACCCACGATCGCGACGACGAACACGCCCACTCCGATTGGCACCATCCACGCGCCGACCGCCAGGCCGATCATCGCGAGAGCGGCCGAGAACGCGAGGACGATGGGCCACCACGACCAGGGGCTGAACTCGCCGAGCTCGGGATCGCCGTCGTCGATGTCGGACGTCAGGATGTCTTCGGGGAGCTCACCGCGCTGCGCATGGTGGACGCGTCCGAGGTAGAACGCGATCAGCGCACCCATGAGGGCGGTGAACAGCAGCGCCACGCTGCCGACCCACTCGATCGCGTCGTACCACACCTCGTCGGAGTAGAAGATGATGCTCCACGTCGTGTACGTCACCGCCATCAGCAGGAAGAACGCGGCGAGCAGCCACCACAGACCGGTGTTGGTGCGCACTTACTTCACCTCTCCCTCGGCGAGGTCGACGACGGGGGCTTCGGGCGCGTCCTTCGCAGGTCCGACGCCGACGGGGATTCCCGCCTCGGGGTGGTTGAGGTCGAACGCGGGCCGCTCGCTGCGGATGCGCGGGATCGACGTGAAGTTGTGACGCGGCGGCGGGCACGATGTCGCCCACTCCAGCGATGCTCCGTAGCCCCACGGGTCGTTGACCGTGACGCGCGGTGCCTTTCGGGCCGTGATCCACACGTTGAGCAGGAAGGGGATCATCGAGGCGCCGAGGATGATCGAGCCGATCGTCGAGACCTGGTTCTGCCACGTCCAGCCGTCCGCCGCGGAGTAGTCCGCATAGCGACGGACCATGCCGTCGACGCCAAGCCAGTGCTGGATCAGGAACGTCATGTGGAAGCCGATGAACAGCATCCAGAAGTGGACGATGCCCAGACGCTCGTTGAGCATCTTGCCGGTCCACTTCGGCCACCAGAAGTAGAAGCCGGCGAACATCGCGAACACGACGGTCCCGAAGACGACGTAGTGGAAGTGCGCGACGACGAAGTACGAGTCGGAGAGCGCGAAGTCGAGCGGGGGCGACGCGAGGATGACACCGGTCAGACCGCCGAACACGAACGAGACGAGGAATCCGAGCGAGAACACCATCGGTGTCTCGAAGGTCACCGATCCTCGCCACATCGTGCCGATCCAGTTGAAGATCTTCACACCCGTGGGCACGGCGATCAGCATCGTCATCAGTGCGAAGAACGGCAGCAGCACGGCGCCGGTGACGTACATGTGGTGGGCCCACACCGCGACCGACAGCGCCGCGATCGCGATCGTGGCGTAGACGAGGGTCTTGTAGCCGAAGATCGGCTTGCGGCTGAACACCGGCAGGATCTCGGAGATGATGCCGAAGAACGGCAGCGCGATGATGTACACCTCTGGATGACCGAAGAACCAGAAGAGGTGCTGCCAGAGCAGGACTCCGCCATTGGCCGGGTCGTAGATGTGGGCGCCGAGCACGCGGTCTGCAGCGGCGGCGAGGATCGCGGCGGCGAGCACGGGGAACGCCATCAGGATCAGGATGCTGGTGACCAGCGTGTTCCACGAGAAGATCGGCATGCGCCACATGGTCATGCCGGGCGCGCGCATCGTGATGATCGTCGTGATGAAGTTCACGGCGCCGAGGATCGTGCCGAAACCGCTCATGCCGAGGCCGAGCATCCACAGGTTTCCACCGGCACCGGGCGAGAAGCTCGCGTTGGCGAGGGGCTGGTAGGCGAACCATCCGAAGGCTGCCGCACCCTGCGGGGTGAGGAAGCCCGCGACGGCGATCGTCGAGCCGAACAGGAACAGCCAGAAGGCGAAGGCGTTCAGACGCGGGAACGCGACATCCGGTGCGCCGATCTGCAAGGGCAGGATCGCGTTCGCGAAGCCGGCGAAGAGCGGCGTGGCGAACATGAGCAGCATGATCGTGCCGTGCATCGTGAACAGCTGGTTGTACTGCTCCTTCGTCGGGATGATCTGCATCCCGGGCTCGAAGAGCTCGGCGCGGATGATCAGCGCCATCACCCCGCCGAGGAGGAAGAACAGGACGGAGGCGATGAGGTACAGGTAGCCGATCGTCTTGTGGTCGGTGGAGGTGATCCACTTGACGATGATGTTGCCCTTCTGCTCGACGCGCGAAGCGCTGAGCAGCGCCGCCTGTCGCGGCGGAAGGGTGGTCGGACGACCCTGCGTCTTCTCCTGGAGCGGAAGCGTCGTCGCCATGATCAGTGGTCTCCCTCTTCCTCGGAAGCCTCGCCCGACCCATCGGTGCCGGGCAGGTTCTGAAGTCGGTCGTACTCGTCGTTGATGTCACCGGTCTGACCGGCCTCGCGGAGCGTCTCGAGGTAGTCCTCGTACTCCGACTCGCTGACGACCTCGACGTTGAAGAGCATCATCGAGTGATATTGGCCGCACAGCTCGGCGCACTTGCCGGCGTACTCGCCCTCGCGGGTGGGCGTGAACGACCAGAGGTTGTCCTTCCCGATGTACATGTCCTTCTTGTACAGGAAGTCGATGATCCAGAACGAGTGGATCACGTCGCGCGACTGGAGCTTGATCGTGACCGACTTGTCGACCGGCAGGACCAGCGTCGGCAGTTCGCTCGTGACGTTGCCCTCGGCATCGGTCTGCGCCTGGACGCCCATGGTCCAGACCGTCTCGTCCTCGGTCTCGCCGTCGTACTGGAAGTCCCAGGCCCACTGCTTCCCGATCGCCGTGATGTTGACGTCCGGCTCTTCGGGGTGGGTCTCGAGGATCGTCTGGTCGCGTGCGGTGAAGGCGAAGAAGCCGATCACGAGGATCAGCGGCACGATCGTGTAGAAGATCTCGATCGGCATGTTGTAGCGCAGCTGGACGGGCAGACCGACCTGTCCGCGGCGGCGGCGATACGCGATCGCGGCCCAGCCCATGAGGCCCCAGGTGATGACGCCGACGACGAGCAGGACGATCCACGAGTTCACCCACAGGCCGGCGACCATGTCGGTGTGGTTCGTCGCGGGCTGACCGCTCTCGACGAAGCCGGGAAGGAAGCCGTGCAGCTCCGTCGGGGTGCATCCGGCGAGTACTGCGGCCGTTGCGATCCCGACAGGGAGAACGGCCCAGCGGATACGGCGTTTCGAGGGCACGGTGCACCTTTCCGGGTCGCGAACAGGACTCTCGCCAGTCTAGGGCAAGCATCCAGGGGATTCAGGCCATCCGCCCAGGTTGAACCGTGTCCTGAGAGCGGAAAACCGCAGGCCCGGGCGCTCCGAGGAGCGCGCCGGGCCTGCGGGAAAATCCGCTCGGATCAGTGGAAGCTGTCGCCGCACGCGCAGCTGCCGGCCGCGTTCGGGTTGTCGATCGTGAAGCCCTGCTCCGAGATCGTGTCCTTGAAGTCGATGGTCGCGCCATCGAGGTACGGGACGCTCATGTCGTCGATGATGACCTCGACGCCGTCGAAGTCGACCGTCTTGTCGCCGTCCAGGTACCGCTCGTCGAAGTAGAGCTGGTAGATCAGACCGCTGCAGCCGCCGGGCTGGACCGCCACGCGCAGGCGCAGGTCTTCGCGACCCTCCTGCGACAGGAGGCT contains the following coding sequences:
- a CDS encoding CynX/NimT family MFS transporter, translated to MTPDLASHARRGIPWLVIAGVMVAALSLRGPIVAPTPVLSEIEDDLGIGAAAAGLLTTAPVLMFALLTPVAALVIRRAGAEFALLLSLSGVLVGTFVRALPGFGWMLAGMVVIGASITIGNVVIPVIIRRDVTPDRVALVTAAYAAMLNAGSLITSLLTAPLALWIGWPAALLTWSLITVAGIVLWGVHLGRTRRAGNELGDRFSGAAPVGASPRAADPVDPAALTGPLPVVSRGRGSLLRRPVAWLLLAAFGLQCLIYYALSTWLPTFAADELGLGPSAAGAMASVYQGVGIFGAFLVPVLLRFTPRIVPPLVICASWLIVTSGLLLAPELLWVWLAIGAIGHAGGFVVIFSALVAVARDDAEAAGMSALVQGGGYAIGALGAPLMGALHEATGAWNAALALMLALAIVYCGALLAAVAASRRATR
- a CDS encoding ClbS/DfsB family four-helix bundle protein — encoded protein: MDYTHSELIARNDAEFEQLLAMIDGLPAERLDEPFAGDARDRNLRDVIAHLHAWHILLEKWYADGEVGGAPAIPAEGYTWRELDSLNEELRQQWQDTSLPELLALLRASHESLQAMVALHTDAELAAPDAYAWTQGSPLGEFAWECGGGHYAWARGVITAGLGLPTPA
- a CDS encoding PHP domain-containing protein, translated to MNPHDALTEIATLLERERSSHYKSKAFRAAADSIEGLTDDQLRDAASLRRRKGIGDSTFAVIQEALDGGVPGYLADLRERAGVQVASQLRGMLRGDLHSHSDWSDGLTSIDLMVDAARALGHEYLALTDHSPRLRVANGLSPERLREQLAVVAGMSGQGFTLLSGIEVDILDAGALDQEPELLDALDIVVASAHSKLRMERGPMTRRLVVAASNPHVDVIGHVTGRLVEGSRGTRPQSTFDAKAVFEACAAHGVAVEINSRPERQDPPDDLLALALDIGCLFSIDSDAHAPGQLSLIDHGAERAERAGVPPERIVTTWPLDRLREWTGRPR
- a CDS encoding aromatic ring-opening dioxygenase LigA; its protein translation is MSEDLPTTTADAVEPPVKKVGLVKAVGVLGIIGGVLLIVVGIVAWIGVTSQLTAENITIPDDAAAFQGQQVTGPVTAYVQADIINHHALEASGGKTYAELDQDDPVRATVMQASFLRASLFTSVVAYGVALFAAGMGVLAILFGWAIHRLASVPVVVKRTALAAE
- the trpD gene encoding anthranilate phosphoribosyltransferase; the encoded protein is MAELYTWPGILTTLLERRDLSVSESTWAMRQIMSGAATPSQLGGFLVALRAKGETVDEIVGFRDAILEAAVPLPVDPAVLDIVGTGGDRFGTVNVSTMAALVAAASGVPVVKHGNRAASSSSGSSDVLGALGVDLSLPPEAVAAALPRAGITFAWAAAFHPGFKHAGPTRSELGVPTVFNFLGPLCNPARAEANAVGVAQLDRVPLITGVFRTRGATALVFRGDDGLDELTTTGHSRVWEVSRGDIHEHDLDPRDLGIPLADIDDLLGGDPAHNAAVVRRVLGGEEGAVRDIVLLNAAAGIVAYRLFQDATQVQRPILERLAEARDEASAAIDSGAAANTLDRWVEITRELGA
- a CDS encoding cytochrome c oxidase subunit 3 — its product is MGSVTTSSATYAQAMRSVKRPDPVAVGTIVWLGSEVMFFAGLFAIYFTLRSTSPDLWAEETQLLNIPYATVNTIILVLSSVTCQMGVFAAERFQPYSTRKRGWLGWGMVEWFWLTFALGAIFVSGQVWEYAQLVAEGMPISANSYASAFYLTTGFHALHVTGGLIAFLLVIGRAYAVKNFGRKEMTSSIVVSYYWHFVDVVWIALFLVIYFLK